The Arabidopsis thaliana chromosome 5, partial sequence genomic interval AGGTTTTAACATCAATGAGTCGTTTTCTACTCTCGAGTCTTCTTGTGTGGAAAAGTCAAAAGTATACAAAATACTCAGAATACCATCATTTGTTCATTTTCATTGACTATGAAAATAGAATAACAGCAAAACTTGCAAGACCAATCAAGCTCTTTGAATCGGTCTACAACACATTaaagaacatataatttatatttctattgTATGTACAGATAATAATGGATCATTATGCTTATATTATATGCACAAATGTATCTGGCGTTTAACAAAAGGAATAAGAAACATACATGACTTCAACAAACTTTATTTCTTGGAATTTGGACATCTGACATAATATTCACTTCTTTCCTATAACCATGTCTATAGACACATGCCAATGAGGAGCAAAACCCCAACGCCTCTCCGCTTCTCAAATGGAAAGCATCAGAGAGATGATTCTGAGTATAGTTGGACTGATGTAGGTACTGGGGAGAAGGCCAGGAATGTCTCCGTCCTCGGTGCGATCAGAAGGGCAGCTAAGAAAgtctttgttattattttcttaggACAACGGAAGTTAAAGCCAACAGAATGTAGATCTGATCCTGGAGAGAGCAGCACGCACGACAGAGAATCTACATGTAAGCAAATTGGTGTTTGATTGAATCTTTCCTAAAACAGCCTTTCTTGAATATCAGGAGCATGCTTTGAATCTCTTAAGCTCTGGTGATGTATGCCGACCATTAAGACAACCAAACTTTGTTACAAACCTGAGGGTCTTTGATGGATGATGCGATATATTTCTGTACATCCATGCTCTCTGTATATCTGTgacaatcttttttctttttcttgaatatGTGCAGTATCAGGCTGGACTGGTTATTCATCACCAAGCTCCTTTGGAAGGTCAACAGAAAGAAAGGTTTCAGGTCAATATCGTTTTTCTGGTTCAAGATTTCAAAGTCCTGggaaagattcttcttctagcAAAAGTTGGCATCAAGGCCCggtaatattttcttttggggAGCTTCAAAGGGCAACCGCAAATTTTTCTTCGGTTCATCAAATTGGGGAAGGCGGTTTTGGAACTGTTTTTAAGGGAAAACTTGATGATGGAACTATTGTTGCTATCAAGCGTGCGAGAAAGGTAGTAGTTGAAATCCTTTTCTTGGAAAATATGTGGAAAACAGATTGAACTAGTTTCTTAAGAATTATTCGGAGAAGACATTATCGATAACTCAAAATTCTGTGGCAGAACAACTATGGCAAAAGCTGGTTGCTAGAGTTCAAGAATGAAATATACACATTGTCAAAGATTGAGCATATGAATTTGGTAAAGCTGTATGGATTTCTTGAACATGGAGATGAAAAGGTTATTGTTGTTGAATATGTTGCCAATGGAAACCTACGAGAACATCTAGATGGTAAGTTGCAAGAGgtacttccttcttcttttacgtgtatatagagaaaaatcCAGTCTCTAATTTTAGAGCATAGAGAACtttcccaaaaaataaaatatctaaatgaATTCTCAACTATTGATCCTCTATATAAAAACACAGGTTTAAGGGGTAACCGCCTTGAAATGGCAGAACGTCTTGAGATTGCAATTGATGTGGCTCATGCATTGACCTATTTGCACACATATACTGGTAATCTTGTCATATTGTTGTCGGTGTTGCATTATAGCTTATTGTGCCAAGATTTAACGCATTAGGGATTTTATAATGCAGATAGTCCAATAATCCACAGAGACATTAAAGCATCAAATATCCTCATCACGAATAAGCTTAGAGCCAAAGTGGCGGACTTTGGCTTTGCTCGTTTAGTGTCGGAAGATCTTGGGGCTACTCATATATCGACTCAGGTCAAAGGATCTGCAGGCTATGTGGATCCAGATTACCTCAGGACGTTTCAACTAACTGACAAGAGCGACGTTTACTCTTTTGGTGTTTTGCTCGTAGAGATTCTCACTGGAAGACGTCCCATTGAGTTAAAGAGACCACGAAAAGACAGACTCACGGTTAAATGGGTAAGTTACTTTCTCTTTTCCCTTTCACCAGAAGCTCGAGATTATCTCAACGACTAAATCAGGAGAAACTCGTTTCATCTTGGGCAGGCATTGAGGAGACTCAAAGACGATGAAGCTGTTCTCATAATGGACCCATTTCTCAAGAGAAACCGAGCCGCCATTGAAGTGGCTGAGAAGATGCTGAGACTTGCGAGCGAATGTGTTACCCCGACGAGAGCTACACGTCCAGCTATGAAAGGCATTGCGGAAAAGCTATGGGCTATAAGGAGAGAGATGAAGGAGACGATGATATGTTCATCTGCATCtaattcttcttgttcttcaacaACACATAGCTTCATTGGTCGTGATTCAGACAGATATGCATTGCCGAGGATTGAAGATAACGAGAATAGCATTGAGTAACTCTCTCCTTGATGATATCAATCTGTGAAACATGCTGCTGCTTCTCatttgaagaattttttttacttagaTGAATACAAATACATGTCacttaaatttcttttgttcttgtataaatacaaatacaaattacTTCTGTTGAGTTTCAGAGAATATTCTTCAAATGAGAAAAGATGGATAGTAGTCTTAACATATGTAATGTAGAAGGCCAAAGTAGAAACGATATTTGAATCCCATAAATATCAAATCACAACCATTCCCCAGTTGGCAGTCATTACACATCAAATCCAGAGAAGATGACATTGACGATGAAAGATcactaacaacaacaatccacaaaaaaaaaggatacaacacaaacacaaaacccttctttttgtattatatataaatttacaaaagagACTCTTTCCTGTCTCTCAAGCGAATTTAGGCTTCGGCAAGGCTGAGCCACCAAGGccgctgctgctgctgccaCCGCCTCCTCCTGCGTGGACTGGTCCAAGCTTCTGGATCCAGTGTTTCAGACCTTTCCTTGGGTCCTTACAGATCTTGCTCGAAGACAGATTCAGGTTCCCTTCACGTTCCAGTGATATCGCAAACTGTTCAAGCACTTTCACTATCTGCCAGAACTCGGGTCTCTTATCTGGTGCAACCGACCAACACTGCTCTATCAGAGCTTTCATGGCTACTGGACAATCTCCCGGGATAGCTGGCCTAATGTTCTGAACCAAAGATCAACATTTTTCATATCTCAAATGGTTGAATCAACTGAACAATAAAAGACCTAAAATATACTTGTGCCGGAAGATTTTTGTCTGTTAAATTCTAAGGCTTTAACCGTAACCATTAGACAGTTCTTGTGGCATAAACTCTACGGAAGATTACAATAATGAAATAGTAAGGAGACGCACAGAATATTTTACCTTATGTACGACTGCGAAAGCAGCTTGAATAGGATTCATGTCCTCATATG includes:
- the CRCK1 gene encoding calmodulin-binding receptor-like cytoplasmic kinase 1, whose protein sequence is MPMRSKTPTPLRFSNGKHQRDDSEYSWTDVGTGEKARNVSVLGAIRRAAKKVFVIIFLGQRKLKPTECRSDPGESSTHDRESTLSGWTGYSSPSSFGRSTERKVSGQYRFSGSRFQSPGKDSSSSKSWHQGPVIFSFGELQRATANFSSVHQIGEGGFGTVFKGKLDDGTIVAIKRARKNNYGKSWLLEFKNEIYTLSKIEHMNLVKLYGFLEHGDEKVIVVEYVANGNLREHLDGLRGNRLEMAERLEIAIDVAHALTYLHTYTDSPIIHRDIKASNILITNKLRAKVADFGFARLVSEDLGATHISTQVKGSAGYVDPDYLRTFQLTDKSDVYSFGVLLVEILTGRRPIELKRPRKDRLTVKWALRRLKDDEAVLIMDPFLKRNRAAIEVAEKMLRLASECVTPTRATRPAMKGIAEKLWAIRREMKETMICSSASNSSCSSTTHSFIGRDSDRYALPRIEDNENSIE